Proteins found in one Acanthopagrus latus isolate v.2019 chromosome 3, fAcaLat1.1, whole genome shotgun sequence genomic segment:
- the LOC119016756 gene encoding apolipoprotein A-IV-like isoform X1, with the protein MKVLVVLALAVFTAGCNANIVWRNQPRQQVDMVKDAFWDYVAKATTTAEDSLKQIRESQLGKEVNSLISESTDAVNKLTDVLRNQVAPLTQDLMSKFTQEAEQLKTRVEKDLTAMGARLQPYTEELVADLQRKVEGLKRDAVPYANAMDAEALRTVLLQKSQELKVQMDENVNRLQAQMVPYSEEIKEKMEQSMEEFRRSMIPLAQSFETQLTQKTQEIQQSLAPLGEELKAKLDADAQNMKRQLTGLWRSFAKLIQ; encoded by the exons ATGAAGGTCCTTGTGGTGCTCGCTCTCGCTGTTTTCACTG CAGGTTGCAATGCCAACATCGTGTGGCGAAACCAGCCCAGGCAGCAGGTCGACATGGTGAAAGATGCTTTCTGGGACTACGTCGCCAAGGCAACCACGACCGCCGAGGACTCCCTGAAGCAGATCAGAGAGTCGCAGCTGGGCAAGGAAGTCAA ctccctcATCTCTGAGAGCACCGACGCCGTCAACAAGCTCACCGACGTTCTCCGCAATCAGGTGGCTCCTCTGACCCAGGACCTCATGTCCAAGTTTACCCAGGAGGCCGAGCAGCTGAAGACCCGCGTGGAGAAAGATCTGACCGCCATGGGAGCCCGCCTGCAGCCCTACACCGAGGAGCTGGTGGCTGACCTCCAGAGGAAGGTGGAGGGGCTGAAGAGGGACGCCGTCCCTTACGCCAACGCCATGGACGCCGAGGCCCTGAGGACCGTCCTGCTGCAGAAGAGCCAGGAGCTGAAGGTGCAGATGGATGAGAACGTGAACAGGCTGCAGGCCCAGATGGTCCCCTACAGCGAGGAGATAAAGGAGAAGATGGAGCAGAGCATGGAGGAGTTCAGGAGGAGCATGATCCCTCTGGCCCAGAGCTTCGAGACCCAGCTGACCCAGAAAACCCAGGAGATCCAGCAGAGCCTGGCGCCGCTGGGAGAGGAGCTGAAGGCCAAGCTGGACGCCGACGCCCAAAACATGAAGAGGCAGCTGACCGGTCTGTGGAGGTCCTTCGccaaactgatccagtaa
- the LOC119016756 gene encoding apolipoprotein A-IV-like isoform X2, producing the protein MKVLVVLALAVFTGCNANIVWRNQPRQQVDMVKDAFWDYVAKATTTAEDSLKQIRESQLGKEVNSLISESTDAVNKLTDVLRNQVAPLTQDLMSKFTQEAEQLKTRVEKDLTAMGARLQPYTEELVADLQRKVEGLKRDAVPYANAMDAEALRTVLLQKSQELKVQMDENVNRLQAQMVPYSEEIKEKMEQSMEEFRRSMIPLAQSFETQLTQKTQEIQQSLAPLGEELKAKLDADAQNMKRQLTGLWRSFAKLIQ; encoded by the exons ATGAAGGTCCTTGTGGTGCTCGCTCTCGCTGTTTTCACTG GTTGCAATGCCAACATCGTGTGGCGAAACCAGCCCAGGCAGCAGGTCGACATGGTGAAAGATGCTTTCTGGGACTACGTCGCCAAGGCAACCACGACCGCCGAGGACTCCCTGAAGCAGATCAGAGAGTCGCAGCTGGGCAAGGAAGTCAA ctccctcATCTCTGAGAGCACCGACGCCGTCAACAAGCTCACCGACGTTCTCCGCAATCAGGTGGCTCCTCTGACCCAGGACCTCATGTCCAAGTTTACCCAGGAGGCCGAGCAGCTGAAGACCCGCGTGGAGAAAGATCTGACCGCCATGGGAGCCCGCCTGCAGCCCTACACCGAGGAGCTGGTGGCTGACCTCCAGAGGAAGGTGGAGGGGCTGAAGAGGGACGCCGTCCCTTACGCCAACGCCATGGACGCCGAGGCCCTGAGGACCGTCCTGCTGCAGAAGAGCCAGGAGCTGAAGGTGCAGATGGATGAGAACGTGAACAGGCTGCAGGCCCAGATGGTCCCCTACAGCGAGGAGATAAAGGAGAAGATGGAGCAGAGCATGGAGGAGTTCAGGAGGAGCATGATCCCTCTGGCCCAGAGCTTCGAGACCCAGCTGACCCAGAAAACCCAGGAGATCCAGCAGAGCCTGGCGCCGCTGGGAGAGGAGCTGAAGGCCAAGCTGGACGCCGACGCCCAAAACATGAAGAGGCAGCTGACCGGTCTGTGGAGGTCCTTCGccaaactgatccagtaa